In Camelina sativa cultivar DH55 chromosome 16, Cs, whole genome shotgun sequence, a single window of DNA contains:
- the LOC104749106 gene encoding proline--tRNA ligase, cytoplasmic → MDGPSEKKEKVVKEKVVKEKGATSGPGGKKKKDVKKETGLGLSVKKDENFGEWYSEVCKHEMIEYYDISGCYILRPWSMAIWEIMHAFFDAELKKMKVKNCYFPLFVSPGALERETDHIEGFAPEVAWVTKSGKSDLEVPLAIRPTSETVMYPYFSKWIRGHRDLPLKLNQWCNVVRWEFSNPTPFIRSREFLWQEGHTAFATKEEADEEVLQVLELYRRIYEEYLAVPIVKGMKSENEKFAGGLYTTSIEAFIPNTGRGVQGATSHCLGQNFAKMFEINYENEKGETAMVWQNSWAYTTRTIGVMIMTHGDDKGLILPPKIAPVQVVVIPVPYKDANTQGIFDACSATVSALSEAGIRAEEDLRDNYSPGWKYSNWEMKGVPLRIEIGPRDLENDQVRTVRRDNGVKEDIPRGGLVEHVKELLVKIQENMFEVAKQKREACVEVIKTWDEFSNALKEKKLILAPWCDEKEVEIDVKGRTKGETGAAKTLCSPFDQPELPEGTLCFASGKPAKKWTYWGRSY, encoded by the exons aTGGATGGTCcaagtgaaaagaaagaaaaggttgtAAAAGAAAAGGTTGTCAAAGAAAAGGGTGCAACGTCTGGTCCCggtggaaagaagaagaaggatgtcAAGAAGGAAACGGGTCTCGGACTCAGCGTTAAGAAAGATGAGAACTTTGGGGAATGGTATTCTGAG GTTTGTAAACACGAAATGATTGAATACTATGATATCTCTGGATGTTATATTCTTAGGCCATGGTCAATGGCGATTTGGGAGATTATGCAT GCTTTCTTTGATGCGGAACTCAAGAAAATGAAGGTCAAGAATTGCTATTTCCCTCTGTTTGTATCTCCTGGTGCCTTAGAGAGGGAGACGGACCATATTGAGGGATTCGCCCCAGAG GTTGCTTGGGTTACAAAGTCGGGTAAATCTGACTTGGAAGTCCCACTTGCCATTCGTCCAACTAGTGAGACAGTGATGTACCCTTATTTCAGCAAGTGGATAAGGGGCCACCGTGACTTGCCTTTGAAACTTAACCAATGGTGCAATGTTGTTAGATGGGAGTTCAGCAACCCAACCCCATTTATCCG GAGCCGTGAGTTCCTTTGGCAGGAAGGACACACTGCATTCGccacaaaagaagaagcagatgaaGAG GTCCTTCAAGTTTTGGAGCTTTACCGTCGCATATATGAAGAGTATCTCGCAGTCCCAATTGTGAAAGGTATGAAGAGTGAAAATGAGAAGTTTGCTGGGGGACTGTACACTACAAGTATTGAG GCTTTCATTCCCAACACTGGCCGTGGTGTACAAGGTGCAACCTCTCATTGTTTGGGTCAAAACTTTGCAAAGATGTTTGAGATCAACTATGAGAATGAGAAAGGAGAGACAGCAATGGTGTGGCAGAATTCATGGGCCTACACTACTAGGACG ATTGGAGTGATGATTATGACTCATGGAGATGACAAAGGCCTGATACTCCCTCCTAAAATTGCACCTGTGCAAGTTGTTGTGATCCCTGTGCCCTACAAAGATGCTAATACCCAAGGAATTTTCGATGCATGTAGTGCTACTGTATCTGCCCTGTCTGAAGCCGGGATTCGTGCTGAAGAAGATTTAAGGGACAACTACTCTCCTGGATGGAAGTATTCAAACTGGGAAATGAAGGGTGTTCCTTTGAGAATTGAGATTGGACCCAGAGATCTGGAAAATGATCAG GTCAGAACTGTGAGACGTGACAACGGAGTGAAGGAAGATATCCCAAGAGGTGGCTTAGTCGAACATGTTAAGGAACTGCTTGTGAAGATCCAGGAAAACATGTTTGAAGTTGCAAAACAAAAGAGGGAAGCATGTGTTGAAGTGATTAAGACTTGGGATGAGTTTAGCAATGCTCTTAAGGAAAAGAAACTCATCTTAGCTCCCTGGTGTGATGAAAAG GAAGTGGAGATAGACGTTAAGGGACGTACTAAAGGTGAAACTGGAGCAGCTAAAACCCTGTGTTCTCCATTTGATCAGCCAGAACTCCCTGAAG GTACTCTCTGCTTTGCTTCAGGAAAGCCTGCCAAGAAATGGACTTACTGGGGCAGGAGTTACTAG
- the LOC104749107 gene encoding probable polygalacturonase, which yields MKRSFLFLYVLLVHALYGAWCNSVGGSLHCEYSNLANLHRPHSVSITEFGAVGDGVTLNTKAFQNALFYLNSFSDKGGAKLFVPAGQWLTGSFDLISHLTLWLDKGATILGSTSSEDWPVVDPLPSYGRGRELPGKRHRSLIYGQNLTDVVITGENGTIDGQGSVWWDWFRNGELNYTRPHLVELMNSTGLIISNLTFLNSPFWNIHPVYCRDVVVKNLTILAPLESPNTDGVDPDSSTNVCIEDCYIVTGDDLVSIKSGWDEYGISYARPSSKIKINRLTGQTTSSSGVSIGSEMSGGVSEVYIKDLHLFNSSTGIRIKSSPGRGGYVRNVHVFNVKLDNVKKAIRFTGKYGEHPDENFDPKALPVIEKITFENVHGGGIGVAGLLEGIDGDEFKNICFLNVTLTLKKKSKKSPWECSNVRGYSQWVSPEFTCDSLKESIFPEHQSDCFGLSENNHLEISSGLSRSPWLLSW from the exons ATGAAGAGATCTTTCCTT TTCTTGTATGTGCTCCTAGTACATGCCTTGTATGGTGCTTGGTGTAATAGTGTTGGAGGAAGCCTGCATTGTGAATATTCCAATTTAGCGAATCTTCACCGGCCTCACAGCGTATCCATTACAGAGTTTGGAGCGGTTGGAGATGGCGTGACGCTAAACACCAAAGCCTTTCAGAATGCTTTGTTCTACCTCAATTCTTTCTCTGATAAAGGCGGTGCCAAGCTTTTTGTTCCCGCTGGTCAGTGGCTTACCGGGAGTTTCGACCTTATCAGTCACCTCACCTTGTGGCTAGATAAAGGTGCAACGATTCTAGGATCAACG AGCTCAGAGGATTGGCCCGTTGTTGATCCATTACCATCGTATGGACGTGGAAGAGAATTACCTGGTAAAAGGCATAGGAGTCTTATATATGGTCAGAATCTCACAGATGTAGTCATAACAG GCGAGAACGGGACAATAGATGGGCAAGGAAGTGTATGGTGGGATTGGTTTAGAAATGGAGAGCTAAACTATACAAGACCTCATCTTGTTGAGCTCATGAACTCTACTGGTCTGATCATCTCCAACCTCACATTCCTGAATTCACCGTTTTGGAACATTCATCCTGTTTATTGCAG AGATGTTGTTGTAAAGAATCTTACAATTTTGGCTCCGCTTGAATCTCCAAACACAGACGGAGTTGATCCAG ACTCATCAACTAATGTTTGCATAGAGGATTGTTACATAGTTACCGGAGATGATTTAGTGTCGATAAAAAGCGGATGGGATGAGTATGGAATATCATACGCAAGACCGAGctccaagatcaagatcaatAGGTTAACAGGTCAAACTACTTCAAGCTCAGGAGTCTCAATAGGAAGTGAAATGTCAGGAGGTGTATCTGAAGTATATATCAAAGACTTACATTTATTCAATTCGAGTACTGGGATCAGGATCAAGAGTTCTCCGGGAAGAGGAGGGTATGTCAGAAACGTTCACGTCTTCAACGTGAAGCTCGATAATGTAAAGAAAGCGATAAGGTTCACGGGCAAGTACGGTGAACATCCTGATGAAAATTTTGATCCCAAAGCGCTCCCAGTTATCGAGAAAATAACGTTTGAGAATGTTCATGGCGGTGGAATCGGTGTTGCGGGTCTTCTTGAAGGTATAGATGGAGATGAGTTCAAGAATATATGTTTCCTTAATGTCACTCTtacattgaagaagaaatcgaagaagtCTCCATGGGAATGCTCAAATGTTAGAGGTTATTCACAGTGGGTTTCGCCGGAGTTTACTTGTGATTCTTTGAAAGAGAGTATATTCCCGGAACATCAGTCTGATTGTTTCGGGTTATCGGAAAATAATCATCTGGAGATATCAAGTGGTTTAAGTAGATCACCATGGTTGCTTTCTTGGTAA
- the LOC104749108 gene encoding auxin-responsive protein IAA30-like: MGRGRSSPSSSIESSCKSNPFGVSSSNTRNLSTDLRLGLSFGSSSGQYYNGGENHEYGGVGAADEEMMIMEEEDQNECNSVGSFYVKVNMEGVPIGRKIDLLSLNGYHDLITTLDYMFNASILWAEEEEMCSEKSHVLTYADREGDWMMVGDVPWEMFLSSVRRLKISRAYHY, from the exons atgggaaGAGGGAGAAGCTCACCGTCTTCATCGATAGAGAGCAGCTGCAAAAGCAACCCGTTTGGTGTGTCTTCGAGTAATACTCGGAACCTAAGCACGGACCTGCGGCTCGGACTCAGCTTCGGATCATCGTCGGGACAGTATTACAACGGTGGAGAAAACCATGAATATGGTGGAGTGGGTGCGGCTGATGAGGAAATGATGatcatggaagaagaagatcaaaacgAGTGTAATAGCGTCGGAAGCTTCTACGTGAAGGTGAACATGGAAGGAGTTCCTATCGGAAGAAAGATCGATCTTCTATCTCTTAATGGATACCATGATTTGATCACAACTCTCGACTACATGTTCAACGCCTCAATCCTTT gggctgaagaagaagagatgtgtAGTGAGAAGAGTCATGTACTAACGTACGCAGACAGAGAAGGTGACTGGATGATGGTTGGAGATGTTCCATGGGA GATGTTCTTGTCTAGCGTGAGAAGACTGAAGATCTCAAGAGCTTACCACTACTGA
- the LOC104749110 gene encoding LOW QUALITY PROTEIN: transcription factor PIF6-like (The sequence of the model RefSeq protein was modified relative to this genomic sequence to represent the inferred CDS: deleted 4 bases in 2 codons) — translation MIFLPSDYCCRLNDQQYMELVFENGQILAKGQRSNVSSIHNQRTKTIMDLYEAEYNEDFMKSIIIHDDVVGAIGDAQVVPQNHVVAALPETTMLETNKHVDDSTLIETLKSSSSKRVMVDYDNRKKIKFLPPDEQSVVAERTVGSEFDASSSAGFTEDSEASTYLSSSLDDETDDARPRRVPARTRKALVKRKRNAEAYDSPERKQRNDINKKLRTLQDLLPNYHKDDNESMLDEAINYMTNLQLQVQMMTMGNRFVTPSMMLPLGSHYSQMSVAMGMGMQMGASQFRPAPVLGAGLPGINNSANTLTFLNHPGLMPMQNSAPPFTTTEQCSPQSVPPSCATFPNQISNPTFLSNSDGATLHKKSRTVNRWRNSL, via the exons aTGATCTTCTTACCTAGTGATTATTGT TGCAGGTTGAACGATCAACAGTATATGGAGCTTGTGTTTGAGAATGGCCAGATTCTTGCCAAGGGCCAAAGATCCAACGTTTCTTCTATCCACAATCAACGTACGAAAACAATCATGGATTTGTATGAGGCCGAGTATAACGAGGATTTCATGAAGAGTATCATCATCcatgatgatgttgttggtgCCATCGGAGACGCACAGGTTGTTCCACAAAATCATGTTGTTGCTGCTCTTCCTGAAACGACCATGTTGGAAACCAATAAACATGTTGATGATTCAACTTTAATTGAGACTTTgaaatcttcttcatcaaagagGGTGATGGTTGATTATGATAACCGAAAGAAGATCAAGTTTCTACCTCCTGATGAGCAATCTGTGGTTGCTGAAAGGACGGTTGGATCGGAATTTGACGCTTCCTCCTCCGCAGGTTTCACTGAAGACAGTGAAGCATCCACGTATCTAAGCAGT AGTCTAGATGACGAGACAGATGATGCGAGGCCACGACGAGTTCCtgcaagaacaagaaaagcATTGGTCAAAAGAAAACGAAATGCAGAAGCTTATGATTCACCTGAAAGA AAGCAAAGAAACGATATCAACAAGAAATTGCGTACTTTGCAGGATCTACTACCTAACTATCACAAG GACGACAACGAATCGATGTTGGATGAAGCAATCAATTATATGACGAATCTTCAACTTCAAGTTCag ATGATGACGATGGGTAACAGATTTGTTACACCATCAATGATGTTGCCATTAGGGTCGCATTACTCGCAGATGAGTGTAGCAATGGGTATGGGAATGCAAATGGGTGCATCACAGTTTCGGCCTGCGCCTGTTTTAGGAGCAGGCTTGCCTGGGATTAATAATTCAGCTAATACGCTAACGTTTCTCAACCATCCTGGACTAATGCCAATGCAAAACTCTGCTCCTCCTTTCACTACAACGGAACAATGCTCCCCACAATCTGTCCCGCCATCGTGTGCTACTTTCCCTAACCAAATTTCAAACCCCACATTTTTGTCAAATTCAGATGGTGCA ACCCTACACAAGAAATCAAGGACCGTTAACAGATGGAGGAATTCTCTCTGA
- the LOC104749109 gene encoding charged multivesicular body protein 7-like: MDSDAVKEFIRREVPDWDDEVVSTARFKAFSGQRYDWEPKFQFWRDLILKVSRQFGVFIIDPVQVKNAWFERGGMTPLCVDHVLLLMHSEGDVVRISDLDDPGSGRISRLFRTVRNLVAQPSVKPGEILEDKLVIVPLLKEKAADVVNILSEGHWTSTCVVTLKKFRSLCNGSNEASAVLSHLSGCGKAHKISINRGELIEGVKVSISKAALPSISKLDCDILHLLRTTEKLQDQLEVMDQRCETSKKSALLSLKSGHKKVALRHARQLKLATESREKCTSLLNRVEEVLDAITDSESTKMVSEAIKTGAKVMKDIKISEDEVHDYLEELEETIESQKQVEKALESAPYPDIDEESIEEELLELEMELESENSQVGPGTSNTADSLTEMLSELKLGNTKQTEHTAQTLEKQATEPVRMKDTGKKILEAA, encoded by the exons ATGGATTCGGATGCTGTGAAGGAGTTCATACGAAGGGAAGTTCCGGATTGGGACGATGAGGTGGTGTCGACGGCCAGATTCAAGGCGTTTAGCGGGCAGAGATACGATTGGGAACCTAAATTTCAGTTTTGGCGCGATTTGATCCTCAAGGTTTCGCGTCAGTTCGGGGTGTTCATCATTGATCCTGTTCAG GTGAAGAACGCGTGGTTTGAACGAGGAGGTATGACGCCTTTATGCGTTGATCATGTACTG TTATTGATGCATAGTGAAGGTGATGTGGTGCGGATAAGTGATCTTGATGACCCCGGTAGTGGCCGTATATCTCGTTTATTTAGGACAGTAAGGAACTTAGTGGCTCAACCGTCAGTGAAGCCGGGAGAGATTCTGGAAGATAAACTTGTTATTGTTCCACTCTTGAAG GAGAAGGCGGCTGATGTGGTGAATATATTATCTGAGGGACACTGGACTTCTACTTGTGTTGTCACTCTGAAGAAGTTCCGGAGTTTGTGCAACGGTTCGAATGAGGCATCAGCTGTTTTGAGTCACTTGTCAGGGTGTGGAAAGGCGCATAAAATCTCTATCAATCGGGGAGAACTGATTGAG GGTGTTAAAGTGTCCATATCAAAAGCAGCACTTCCCAGCATCTCAAAATTAGACTGTGACATTCTGCACTTGCTAAGGACTACAGAAAAGCTTCAAGATCAACTTGAAGTGATGGACCAGCGTTGTGAAAC GTCAAAGAAATCAGCGCTGTTATCTCTAAAGTCTGGACACAAGAAAGTTGCTCTAAGGCATGCAAGGCAACTGAAGCTGGCGACTGAGAGCAGAGAAAAATGCACTTCACTTCTGAACAGAGTAGAGGAAGTGTTGGATGCGATAACAGATTCCGAGTCGACGAAAATG GTCTCAGAAGCAATCAAAACTGGAGCTAAGGTTATGAAGGACATCAAAATCAGTGAAGATGAAGTTCATGACTATTTGGAAGAACTTGAGGAAACTATTGAATCACAGAAGCAAGTAGAAAAAGCTCTTG AGTCAGCTCCATATCcagatattgatgaagaaagtATCGAAGAAGAATTATTGGAATTAGAGATGGAGCTTGAAAGCGAAAATTCCCAAGTCGGACCAGGGACCTCAAATACTGCAGATTCACTGACTGAGATGTTATCAGAGCTTAAACTTGGGAATACGAAACAAACTGAACATACAGCTCAAACTTTGGAAAAGCAAGCTACTGAGCCAGTTCGGATGAAAGATACCGGAAAAAAGATTCTTGAAGCAGCATAG
- the LOC104749112 gene encoding uncharacterized protein LOC104749112 — MALEESLVTVSSLSRLSICTNSVYVDEDEAAAATNNQQDSCVFTSVESFVDGAEADGEVSDDGEGKENVRESDSDKESRGFYSLPVTPSRRRRKLIVSGKLDANESNSSKCNSRRQRRVSREKKIRGVNGECDGGGGEGLTVLTRAKGGEKSLRMGLEEVKACRDLGFELEVPVPGRISVSTGSNFDTQTSSGGNSPIATWRISSPGDDPKEVKARLKVWAQAVALASASRHQAS; from the exons ATGGCGTTAGAAGAGAGCTTAGTGACAGTTTCTTCTTTGTCGAGACTGTCTATATGCACGAACTCTGTTTACGTCGACGAAGACGAAGCAGCAGCAGCCACGAATAATCAGCAAGATTCGTGTGTTTTCACGTCGGTGGAGAGTTTCGTCGACGGAGCAGAGGCTGACGGAGAAGTTTCCGATGATGGAGAAGGAAAAGAGAACGTTCGAGAGTCTGATTCCGACAAAGAGTCGCGTGGGTTTTACTCTCTTCCGGTGACTCCATCTCGTCGGAGAAGGAAACTTATAGTCTCCGGCAAGTTAGATGCGAATGAGAGTAACAGCAGTAAGTGTAATTCGCGGAGGCAAAGGAGGGTAAGTagggaaaagaaaataagaggaGTTAACGGAGAGTGTGACGGCGGTGGGGGAGAAGGGTTGACGGTGTTAACGAGAGCTAAAGGAGGAGAGAAGTCGCTGAGGATGGGGTTAGAAGAAGTGAAAGCTTGCAGAGATCTCGGGTTCGAACTAGAAGTTCCGGTTCCGGGTCGGATCTCAGTGTCAACCGGGTCTAATTTCGATACTCAGACAAGTAGTGGCGGCAACTCACCCATCGCCACTTGGCGCATCTCCAGTCCCG GTGATGATCCAAAGGAGGTTAAGGCGAGATTGAAGGTGTGGGCACAAGCTGTGGCTTTAGCTTCTGCTTCACGTCATCAAGcttcttaa